The DNA sequence AAACATCTCGAGGGCGGCCCGTAATACGAGACTAATTTCTGTTTTTCCCGGTGCGCGCCTTACGTAGCGCGAGGGGGTGCTGCGAGAAATGCCTTGGAATCTGCGTAATTAAGCGAGGgtctcgcgaataaatttacatcGTCTGTAAATCCTTCACATTAGATAAATGCTCACAATTAGCTCCACTCCCACTGCGCCCTGCGCGCATTTCGGATTCGGAAGGCTCTGCCGTTTTtggcaattaaataatactgcAGCTGTTATAATCGTACTCGAGAGTAGGTATCCGCTTTCATTATctgcaatttattaatgtcAATTAATTGccatttaaagtatttaaacgATCGAACGTTCTTCTAATGATTTTTACACTTCGTTTATTTCGAGCACCGTAATTTTCTCTGCgcagcattattttattttactttattttaccGAGAGAttgtaaaagatattttagaGTGATATCAACGTCGGTGGTTTAATGACACCGTAACCCTCGCTGTAGATATAAGGAATGCACTTCATTTCTAGACGGGGTGCATAAAGGGCCATCCTTGTACCCGGAAAAGCTCGGGTTAATTCAGAGGCCTGGCGAAAGTCGTAAAATAGTGCGTGACTGCCGGTTTCTCGGCGGagggaaaggagagaaagcaCATACGTACGTAACTATAAGTGGATGTGTTTGCGGAGCAGGTAAAGCTTTCTAAGGGAAGCTACATGTACACGGTATATCTGTATCCCTTCCTCTACAGGATTTCTCAAAGGAAATATCACGTATTTTGATCATATTATCTTCCTcagatttatttgaatttttggttacctaaaaaaattgttttatattaaagttataattttaaattatattaaaatactattaTCTTGAGAcgctttttatatatatttaaggaCTAAAAGCTTACCTTGGAATTTGGAGAGTAGGATCTTTCTGTGAGCGTGGCACGTACGTCTTCTACGACTACAGATACCATTACGAAGATGACGGTAGCTAACTGAAAAAAAGGTGCACATTTAAGTTTTTCAATGCAAAACGCAGACGAGAGGTTTACTAACCACAGAAATTTTACTGATAAGAtgttaatatctcttttaCCTTTCAACgggcaaaattttaattaaaaatttaaatttatataatattcaacatcgataaagaaaaaaaataagatttaagagaaaatttattatcgccgTTATTCAATTACCACtattactttattacaaattattttggcTCTTTTATactttgtctttctttctttctacaaTATACGCTTAAGACAAACACGCGAATTGGGCATTTGAGTACTTACAAAGCCGAGATCACAGCCGGAGGCTGTGCAAAACGGTTATGTGGTTGTCGAGTCTGCTAAAGCACAAGGTCAAAGTTTCGGCAATTTAGGATGCGATGCGGGTAAGGAGGTAGCAACTTTAATCACTTTCGAATCGGAGTAAATCTACTCCGCGTATCTCGAACCCGCAGAATCATATCGCGAGTAGTTGCTGCTTTACGAGAGGTATAAGGGTATCGTATCAAGAAGGAAATAATCAAAGCTGATTAAATTAACAAGACAAGATATATTTTCAAGCGTACAAAATAATTGGCGGTTGCACCTAATTATTTGCATGTAATTGtcataattgaaatttaaatgcatGCCGTGACATTCAACAGAGATATACTTtctgcatatttttataaatacgcAAAATATATCAGAGAATACAATAAATAGTCTTGTATCATTCTTACAATACGATCTAACTGTAAACGTATGAACGATACATCTTACATAAATTGTTAGCAATCTTCTGCTGCTTTCGTAAAATTACCATAACAGGAAATATcgaataaattgtatttcttaTTCCTATCGCCCGCTCGCATAATTGTTCATCTTCTCAAATTTCTCTTAGTGTTACTTTCACGTCTTCAAAATGCAATACACTGTCTTTCCCTCGTCACTGTTAAAAACACGAAAGTAAAGGCTAATATATTAATGCACGTCGATATCCATTTCATTTTGCGGTTTTAGACGGAGTTTTAATCGAGGCTGCAAACTCGCCCGCAGACCTTCCGCAGCGTGCGAATCCATAAATATCAAGTGAAATGCGGGATTAATGGGTGTGGCGTGACTCGGGCCGGCCGCGTGCCGTATATCCGGGGTCTCGAAAACGGCAGATGTATCGCGTCGGCGTGCAAATCGGAGATGTCGTCTGTAACGGATCCTTTCGAATGCTTCacttaaaagaattttttctccGGTACCGGATAAGAATATCCGTCGTTGCCAGAGTTCAGGCTTACGCTGAGTTCCGAACCTACGGAGTCAAAGTTGTTACTTTGCGAGAAAGTAATTCCAGGGCCGTCAGAAATAGAAATTCCAGAGCCTCCTTCTAAAATCGCGCCGCTTCCTGTGCTGATTGATCCGAAGTCGATAGGAGAAATTGGTTGTATGGGCTGAGGACCGGTTGGTCGAATCGGAGCAACTGGTCGAATCGGAGTAATTGGTCGAAACGGAGCAATTGGTTGAATGGGATACTGATCAGGTAAGGGTTGCGGGAGTGGGAACGGAACCGATGGCTGAATTGGCACTGGGGCTGGTTGCGGGAGTGGGAACGGAGCCGGTGGCTGAATTGGTACTGGGGCTGGTTGCGGAACTGGGAAAGGAGGCTGAATTGGCGCTGGGAATGGCTGCGGAACTGGGACGGGAACCGGTTGAGGAACTGGCACCGGTTGCGGCACCGGCTGTGGTACAGGTACGGCCTGGGGTACCGGTACCGGAACCGGGCGAGGTACGTTGACGGGATAAGGCCTGGTGAAGACAATTGGAACTGGTTGAGGCACCGGAACTGGTACGGGACGCTTTACTTCAACAGGTACGGGATGCGGCACTGGTACGGGGACTTTGCGAGTGACGGGCACGGGTTGAGGTACGGGAACCGGAACTGGAACGAAGCGATTGACGACTGTTCTGTGAATGTGATGTATCGGTGCGGGTCCACCCGAACTGATGCCGAGACTTGGTGAATATATTCCGTGACCATTCGGTGCTCCTCCTATAATTTCGATTTCA is a window from the Cardiocondyla obscurior isolate alpha-2009 linkage group LG01, Cobs3.1, whole genome shotgun sequence genome containing:
- the LOC139102371 gene encoding LOW QUALITY PROTEIN: protein TsetseEP-like (The sequence of the model RefSeq protein was modified relative to this genomic sequence to represent the inferred CDS: deleted 2 bases in 1 codon); this translates as MVTEYIHQVSASVRGPAPIHHIHRTVVNRFVPVPVPVPQPVPVTRKVPVPVPHPVPVEVKRPVPVPVPQPVPIVFTRPYPVNVPRPVPVPVPQAVPVPQPVPQPVPVPQPVPVPVPQPFPAPIQPPFPVPQPAPVPIQPPAPFPLPQPAPVPIQPSVPFPLPQPLPDQYPIQPIAPFRPITPIRPVAPIRPTGPQPIQPISPIDFGSISTGSGAILEGGSGISISDGPGITFSQSNNFDSVGSELSVSLNSGNDGYSYPVPEKKFF